One genomic segment of Streptomyces sp. TLI_146 includes these proteins:
- a CDS encoding N-6 DNA methylase — protein sequence MPDNAAEVTAAGIARLAGVGRAAVSNWRRRHADFPKPVGGTETSPSFALPEVEQWLRDQGKLAEVPLRERVWQQLSGHPEGAVTGLVHAGRALLLVRDDPDQWRRLAALSDSAMAQRLAKVLDESVHSGPVNTPAPVPADFAASVPLLRGVGELAAELGARQTFEFLLGRHLDANPRQYTLTPPGPAELMAALALGPQAASVLDPACGTGTLLRAVPHAEAVYGQDADPELAALAGLRLALHGPAEVRTAAADSLRADAFPGLAVDAVLCHPPFNERNWGHDELAYDPRWEYGLPARTESELAWVQHALARLREGGTAVLLMPPAAASRRSGRRIRAGLLRRGALRAVIALPAGAAPPYGIPLQLWVLRRPGAGSHPAPELLLVDAAGLPGGDGGGRDKLPWQAVQSAVLEAWAPFDRDGTAEERPGVSRAVPVIELLDDDVDLAPARHLPPPAAAGGADALEAVREELGATLRRTAELTPPPAGPAPHPGARLPLTTVGELARAGALVLRSGGAGASAPGVPVLTEQDVLSGTAPSGALPDGPAEEPVLTEAGDVVVPVLGGGTVARVVDAATAGAALGRNLQLLRPTPAALDPWFLAGFLRGTANNRQASSYATTASRLDVRRLQLPRLPLAEQARYGERFRALAAFEDALRLAGRLGEQLVQGLHDGLTDGVVRPEQTGG from the coding sequence GTGCCGGACAACGCAGCAGAGGTGACCGCTGCCGGAATCGCCCGGCTCGCCGGGGTGGGCCGGGCGGCGGTCAGCAACTGGCGTCGCCGCCACGCCGACTTCCCCAAGCCCGTCGGCGGCACCGAGACCAGCCCCTCCTTCGCCCTCCCCGAGGTCGAGCAGTGGCTGCGCGACCAGGGAAAACTCGCCGAAGTGCCGCTGCGCGAGCGCGTCTGGCAGCAGCTGTCCGGCCACCCCGAGGGAGCTGTGACGGGCCTGGTCCACGCGGGCCGCGCGCTCCTTCTCGTACGGGACGACCCGGACCAGTGGCGCCGCCTGGCCGCGCTCTCCGACAGCGCGATGGCCCAGCGGCTGGCGAAAGTGCTGGACGAGTCGGTTCACAGCGGCCCTGTGAACACCCCCGCCCCGGTCCCGGCCGACTTCGCCGCGTCCGTGCCGCTGCTGCGCGGGGTCGGGGAGCTCGCCGCCGAGCTCGGCGCCCGGCAGACCTTCGAGTTCCTGCTCGGCCGCCACCTCGACGCCAACCCGCGCCAGTACACGCTGACCCCGCCCGGACCCGCCGAGCTGATGGCCGCGCTGGCGCTGGGCCCGCAGGCCGCCTCGGTGCTCGACCCTGCCTGCGGCACCGGCACGCTGCTGCGCGCGGTCCCGCACGCGGAGGCGGTGTACGGGCAGGACGCCGACCCGGAGCTCGCCGCGCTGGCGGGGCTGCGGCTCGCCCTGCACGGCCCGGCCGAGGTGCGCACCGCCGCCGCCGACTCGCTGCGCGCCGACGCCTTCCCCGGCCTCGCCGTGGACGCGGTGCTCTGCCACCCGCCGTTCAACGAGCGCAACTGGGGCCACGACGAGCTCGCGTACGACCCGCGCTGGGAGTACGGCCTGCCCGCCCGCACCGAGTCCGAACTGGCCTGGGTGCAGCACGCGCTGGCCCGGCTGCGCGAGGGCGGCACCGCCGTCCTGCTGATGCCCCCGGCCGCCGCCTCCCGCCGCTCCGGGCGCCGCATCCGCGCCGGGCTGCTGCGCCGGGGCGCCCTGCGTGCGGTGATCGCGCTGCCCGCCGGAGCGGCCCCGCCGTACGGCATCCCGCTTCAGCTGTGGGTGCTGCGCAGGCCCGGCGCGGGCAGCCACCCCGCGCCCGAGCTGCTGCTCGTCGACGCGGCCGGGCTGCCCGGCGGCGACGGCGGCGGCCGCGACAAGCTGCCCTGGCAGGCCGTGCAGAGCGCGGTCCTGGAGGCCTGGGCGCCGTTCGACCGGGACGGCACCGCCGAGGAGCGGCCCGGTGTCAGCCGCGCGGTCCCGGTCATCGAACTCCTCGACGACGACGTGGACCTGGCCCCCGCCCGGCATCTGCCGCCCCCGGCCGCGGCGGGCGGCGCGGACGCGCTCGAAGCCGTACGCGAGGAGCTCGGCGCGACGCTGCGGCGGACCGCCGAGCTCACCCCGCCGCCCGCCGGGCCCGCCCCGCACCCGGGCGCCCGGCTGCCGCTCACCACGGTCGGCGAACTCGCCCGCGCGGGCGCCCTGGTGCTGCGCTCCGGCGGCGCGGGCGCCTCGGCCCCCGGTGTGCCGGTGCTCACCGAGCAGGACGTGCTCAGCGGCACCGCCCCCTCCGGCGCCCTGCCCGACGGCCCCGCCGAGGAGCCGGTGCTGACCGAGGCGGGCGACGTGGTGGTGCCGGTGCTCGGCGGCGGCACGGTCGCGCGGGTGGTCGACGCCGCCACCGCCGGGGCCGCGCTCGGCCGCAACCTCCAGCTGCTGCGGCCGACGCCGGCCGCCCTCGACCCCTGGTTCCTCGCCGGGTTCCTGCGCGGCACCGCCAACAACCGCCAGGCCAGCAGCTATGCGACCACCGCGTCCCGGCTCGATGTGCGCAGGCTCCAGCTGCCCCGGCTGCCGCTGGCCGAACAGGCGCGGTACGGCGAGCGGTTCCGCGCGCTCGCCGCGTTCGAGGACGCGCTGCGGCTCGCGGGACGGCTCGGCGAGCAGCTGGTGCAGGGGCTGCACGACGGCCTCACGGACGGTGTCGTCCGGCCGGAGCAGACCGGGGGTTGA
- a CDS encoding antitoxin, protein MGILDRFKDQAHNKADDLVESAGDEVDERTGGRFADQVDQAQDKAKDKAREALGIDASAQEPAGQRPVEQQASEQQTSEQPSEQPEQQQPPA, encoded by the coding sequence ATGGGGATCCTCGACCGTTTCAAGGACCAGGCGCACAACAAGGCGGACGACCTCGTCGAGTCCGCCGGCGACGAGGTCGACGAGAGGACCGGCGGCCGGTTCGCCGATCAGGTCGACCAGGCGCAGGACAAGGCGAAGGACAAGGCGAGGGAGGCGCTCGGCATCGACGCGTCCGCGCAGGAGCCCGCCGGGCAGCGGCCCGTCGAGCAGCAGGCTTCGGAGCAGCAGACCTCCGAGCAGCCCTCGGAACAGCCCGAGCAGCAGCAGCCCCCGGCCTGA
- a CDS encoding serine/threonine-protein kinase, whose protein sequence is MSAGRVVGGRYELAALLGQGGMGQVWTAYDQRLDRRVAVKLLRPDLVAGASAADETRRRFVRECRVTAQVDHPGLVTVHDAGSDGDDLYLVMQHVEGADLADHLAEHEPYPWPWAVAVAAQLCAALSAVHAVPIVHRDLKPRNVMVRPDGTVTVLDLGVASVLDHDTTRLTRTGSPIGSPAYMAPEQAMGGAVGPSTDLYALGVLLHELLSGNVPFAGSTALGVLHRHLYEPPLPVRQVRPEVPEALEALVLRLLAKDPAHRPGSAQEVYEALAPLLPVRGTPVGHPLDPTRPFLRPHAPWPDRAATPPPVHAQPPAPQWAPDPGSAPAPAQPDVAGAVDEAKRLLGEGRITQAVDILGAILPAAAERHGEGSPVVRILRKQYAATLMDDGQYRRALPELRRLAEERAAEAGPADPQALAFRHDAALCLEQLGDGPAALAEYRAVLPYFESPYGTGDPARAAEIRRRVDQLLRLTAIAGRS, encoded by the coding sequence ATGAGCGCCGGGCGCGTGGTCGGCGGGCGGTACGAGCTGGCGGCGCTGCTCGGCCAGGGCGGCATGGGCCAGGTCTGGACGGCGTACGACCAGCGGCTGGACCGGCGGGTCGCGGTGAAGCTGCTCCGCCCCGACCTGGTGGCGGGCGCGAGCGCCGCCGACGAGACCCGGCGCCGGTTCGTGCGCGAGTGCCGGGTGACCGCGCAGGTCGACCACCCGGGCCTGGTCACCGTGCACGACGCGGGCAGCGACGGCGATGACCTCTACCTCGTCATGCAGCACGTGGAGGGCGCCGACCTCGCCGACCACCTCGCCGAGCACGAGCCCTACCCCTGGCCGTGGGCGGTGGCGGTGGCGGCCCAGCTGTGCGCGGCCCTCTCCGCCGTGCACGCGGTGCCGATCGTCCACCGCGACCTCAAGCCGCGCAATGTGATGGTGCGGCCCGACGGCACGGTCACCGTCCTCGACCTCGGGGTCGCGTCCGTCCTCGACCACGACACCACGCGTCTGACCCGCACCGGCTCGCCGATCGGCTCCCCGGCGTACATGGCGCCCGAGCAGGCGATGGGCGGCGCGGTCGGCCCGTCCACGGATCTGTACGCGCTCGGCGTGCTGCTCCACGAACTGCTCAGCGGAAACGTTCCCTTCGCCGGGTCCACCGCGCTCGGCGTGCTCCACCGCCACCTCTACGAGCCGCCGCTGCCGGTCCGCCAGGTGCGGCCGGAGGTGCCCGAGGCCCTGGAGGCGCTGGTGCTGCGGCTGCTCGCCAAGGACCCGGCGCACCGGCCCGGCTCCGCGCAGGAGGTGTACGAGGCGCTGGCCCCGCTGCTTCCGGTGCGCGGCACCCCGGTGGGCCACCCGCTCGACCCGACGCGCCCGTTCCTGCGCCCGCACGCCCCCTGGCCGGACCGCGCGGCCACCCCGCCGCCGGTCCACGCCCAGCCCCCGGCCCCGCAGTGGGCGCCGGACCCGGGCAGCGCCCCCGCCCCCGCCCAGCCCGATGTCGCGGGCGCCGTCGACGAGGCCAAGCGGCTGCTCGGGGAGGGGCGGATCACCCAGGCCGTGGACATCCTCGGCGCGATCCTGCCCGCCGCCGCCGAGCGGCACGGCGAGGGCTCCCCGGTCGTACGGATCCTGCGCAAGCAGTACGCGGCGACGCTGATGGACGACGGCCAGTACCGCCGGGCGCTGCCCGAGCTGCGCCGGCTCGCCGAGGAGCGGGCCGCCGAGGCTGGCCCGGCCGACCCGCAGGCCCTCGCGTTCCGCCACGACGCCGCGCTCTGCCTGGAACAGCTCGGCGACGGCCCCGCCGCGCTGGCCGAGTACCGCGCGGTCCTGCCGTACTTCGAGAGCCCCTACGGCACCGGCGACCCGGCCCGCGCGGCCGAGATCCGCCGGCGGGTCGACCAGCTGCTGCGCCTCACGGCCATTGCGGGACGCTCTTGA
- a CDS encoding HNH endonuclease family protein: MRTYRIALPAAALAAALALTGCSDSKTDAKKAKPGAPAAQGSALAAVDSLTVKGRAPKTGYSRDQFGKGWTDTDANGCATREDILKRDLTDVKFKDKCDIASGTLNKDVYTGQTIKFVRGSSKVDIDHVVALSDAWQKGAQQWDKKKRVAFANDPLNLLAVDASANRRKSDGDAATWLPTFAAGRCTYVADQVAVKKKYQVWVTDAEKEAMKKVLTECPQQKLPTG, from the coding sequence ATGCGTACGTACCGAATCGCCCTTCCCGCCGCCGCGCTCGCGGCCGCGCTCGCCCTCACCGGATGCTCCGACAGCAAGACCGACGCCAAGAAGGCGAAGCCCGGCGCGCCCGCCGCGCAGGGCAGTGCCCTCGCCGCCGTCGACTCCCTCACGGTGAAGGGCCGGGCGCCCAAGACCGGCTACTCGCGCGACCAGTTCGGCAAGGGCTGGACCGACACCGACGCCAACGGCTGCGCCACCCGGGAGGACATCCTCAAACGGGATCTCACGGACGTGAAGTTCAAGGACAAGTGCGACATCGCGTCCGGCACGCTGAACAAGGACGTCTACACGGGCCAGACCATCAAGTTCGTCCGGGGCAGCAGCAAGGTCGACATCGACCATGTGGTGGCCCTCTCGGACGCCTGGCAGAAGGGCGCCCAGCAGTGGGACAAGAAGAAGCGGGTTGCCTTCGCCAATGACCCGCTGAACCTGCTGGCCGTGGACGCGAGCGCCAACCGCCGCAAGAGCGACGGCGACGCGGCGACCTGGCTGCCGACGTTCGCGGCGGGCCGCTGCACGTATGTGGCGGACCAGGTGGCCGTCAAGAAGAAGTACCAGGTGTGGGTGACGGACGCCGAGAAGGAGGCGATGAAGAAGGTCCTCACCGAGTGTCCGCAGCAGAAGCTGCCCACGGGCTGA